One Chaetodon trifascialis isolate fChaTrf1 chromosome 13, fChaTrf1.hap1, whole genome shotgun sequence DNA segment encodes these proteins:
- the LOC139341506 gene encoding E3 ubiquitin/ISG15 ligase TRIM25-like produces MGTVEETLKCPVCQDFFTDPVTLPCGHDFCLTCIQAVWETDESDKGPVFCPECQVFLPSDLTLEINTSLQTKVKDFTTNRTSTAEPRTTTSSNATKSSSTIHCDHCIDTPSVAIRTCLTCDASLCQAHALLHQQRSALREHTVVEVTGDLLSLKCREHRDELKFFCMEERVPVCCLCVLIGIHKNHKVSQLHEACTDFKKSAADFRERVSDKYSRIRVVLDGDERLMMQIIDAEETYMTEWLEARRGIMEAQIKEIDNLSSPALDSNSAHPKLEICQDKKQVFWRQQPVSEALSAQPYDSQYSVLTQESFTTGRHYWEVIVQEKPYWLIGVTTGSVNKKTGQSPSSLGVNSTSWCIYHGDGQYLACHDTQEKQLVQSLSTPC; encoded by the exons ATGGGGACTGTTGAGGAAACTTTAAAGTGTCCCGTCTGCCAGGACTTCTTCACAGATCCTGTGACGCTGCCATGTGGGCATGACTTCTGTCTCACCTGTATCCAGGCTGTGTGGGAAACTGATGAGTCTGATAAAGGCCCTGTCTTCTGTCCAGAGTGTCAGGTGTTCCTCCCCTCTGACCTCACTCTGGAGATAAACACCAGCCTTCAGACCAAGGTAAAGGACTTCACCACTAACAGGACATCAACAGCTGAGCCAAGGACAACGACATCAAGCAACGCAACCAAATCATCTTCAACTATCCACTGTGACCACTGCATAGACACGCCGTCGGTGGCCATACGGACCTGCCTAACCTGTGATGCCTCACTGTGCCAGGCTCACGCCCTGCTGCACCAGCAGAGGTCTGCTCTGAGGGAGCACACAGTTGTGGAGGTGACAGGGGATCTGCTGTCTCTGAAGTGCAGGGAGCACCGTGATGAGCTCAAATTCTTCTGCATGGAGGAAAGGGTccctgtgtgctgtttgtgtgtcctgaTCGGCATCCACAAGAACCACAAAGTATCGCAACTCCATGAAGCCTGCACAGACTTCAAG AAGTCTGCTGCAGATTTCAGAGAGAGAGTCTCAGACAAATACAGCAGGATCCGTGTTGTGCTGGACGGTGATGAGCGTCTGATGATGCAGATTATAGATGCAGAGGAGACATACATGACAGAGTGGCTGGAGGCCCGGAGGGGCATCATGGAGGCTCAGATCAAAGAGATAGACA ATCTAAGTTCTCCTGCTCTCGACTCCAACTCAGCCCACCCAAAACTGGAAATATGTCAGGACAAGAAACAGGTGTTCTGGAGACAGCAACCTGTTAGTGAAGCCCTGAGCGCTCAGCCATATGACTCCCAGTACAGTGTCCTGACTCAGGAGAGTTTTACTACTGGCCGACACTACTGGGAGGTCATAGTCCAGGAGAAACCTTACTGGCTAATAGGTGTGACAACTGGGTCAGTCAATAAAAAAACTGGTCAGAGTCCCTCCAGCCTGGGTGTGAACAGCACATCCTGGTGCATCTACCACGGAGATGGACAGTACCTGGCATGTCATGACACCCAGGAGAAGCAGCT tgtaCAGAGCCTCTCTACCCCATGTTGA